A single region of the Salvia miltiorrhiza cultivar Shanhuang (shh) chromosome 8, IMPLAD_Smil_shh, whole genome shotgun sequence genome encodes:
- the LOC130999902 gene encoding laccase-14-like codes for MFPAVRIFIVLFLGIILLGGLTPLHALVRCYKFEVIKSSHSRLCSSKTMLTINGQFPGPTIYARRGDLVIVDVANRADQNITIHWHGVKMPRYPWSDGTEFVTQCPIRPGQRFRQRVILSDEEGTLWWHAHSDWTRDTVHGAIVILPPARESFPFPKPHAHFPILLGEWWKADVQQVMEEFLGNGGNPQISNAFLINGQPGHLYPCSIQDIHKFSVEFGKTYHIRLVNAVMENIMFFKIAGHNLTVVGTDGSYTKPLTTDYVAISPGQTMDLLLEANQRPSHYYMAARVYYSGGEYVNTPATAIIEYVGIDYYPPPSPLLPWLPEVNSSAALINFMKRLKSLADAKHPIDVPKKISKKMFYTISMNQQPCSESSCLGPTRLLASVNNVSMVMPTTVDILEAYYREGIVNGVYTADFPDFPPLAFNYTVDRMFDEQSTTRLATAVSVLDYNSTVELVFQGTNLGGGVEHPMHLHGYSFYVVGSGSGNFDGRRDPADYNLVDPPLMDQITVPRNGWTAIRFKANNPGVWFMHCHFERHMSWGMEMVFIVKDGQDRREKMRPPPPDMPRC; via the exons ATGTTTCCAGCAGTGAGGATTTTCATAGTGTTGTTCTTAGGTATAATTTTACTTGGAGGCCTAACCCCACTTCATGCTTTAGTTCGTTGCTACAAGTTTGAA GTGATAAAGTCTTCACACAGCAGGCTTTGCAGCAGCAAGACTATGCTAACGATAAACGGACAATTCCCGGGGCCCACTATATATGCTAGAAGGGGAGATTTGGTGATAGTTGATGTTGCTAATCGTGCTGATCAAAATATAACCATCCATTG GCATGGAGTGAAGATGCCGAGATATCCATGGTCAGATGGCACTGAGTTTGTGACACAATGCCCGATTCGACCCGGCCAAAGGTTTCGACAACGGGTGATCCTCTCCGACGAAGAAGGCACATTGTGGTGGCACGCCCACAGCGATTGGACTCGGGATACCGTGCACGGAGCCATCGTCATTCTACCGCCGGCGAGGGAGAGTTTTCCTTTTCCGAAGCCTCATGCTCATTTTCCCATCTTATTAG GTGAGTGGTGGAAAGCTGATGTGCAACAAGTGATGGAGGAATTTTTGGGCAATGGAGGCAATCCCCAAATTTCAAATGCTTTCCTCATCAATGGTCAACCTGGCCACTTGTATCCATGTTCAATACAAG ATATACACAAGTTTAGTGTGGAATTTGGCAAGACTTACCATATTAGATTGGTAAACGCGGTGATGGAGAACATCATGTTCTTCAAAATCGCCGGACACAACCTCACCGTCGTCGGCACCGACGGCAGCTACACGAAGCCGCTGACGACCGATTACGTCGCCATCTCCCCCGGCCAGACCATGGACCTGCTGCTGGAAGCCAACCAGCGGCCCAGCCACTACTACATGGCCGCCAGAGTGTACTACAGCGGCGGAGAATACGTCAACACCCCCGCCACCGCAATCATCGAGTACGTTGGAATCGACTATTatccgccgccgtcgccgctgctcCCATGGTTGCCTGAAGTCAACAGCTCGGCGGCATTGATCAATTTTATGAAGAGGCTAAAAAGCCTAGCCGACGCCAAGCATCCCATCGACGTCCCTAAAAAGATCTCAAAGAAGATGTTCTACACGATCTCGATGAATCAGCAGCCCTGCAGCGAGAGCTCGTGTTTGGGGCCGACGAGGCTGCTAGCGAGCGTGAACAATGTGTCGATGGTGATGCCGACGACCGTCGACATTCTCGAGGCTTACTACAGAGAAGGAATAGTTAACGGAGTTTACACCGCTGATTTCCCCGACTTCCCGCCTTTGGCTTTCAACTACACGGTAGATCGAATGTTTGATGAGCAGTCGACGACGCGACTCGCGACGGCGGTTAGTGTTCTCGACTACAACTCGACGGTGGAGCTGGTTTTTCAAGGAACCAACTTGGGCGGAGGCGTTGAACATCCCATGCATTTACATGGATACAGCTTCTACGTCGTCGGATCCGGGTCAGGTAACTTCGACGGGAGGCGAGACCCGGCCGACTATAATCTCGTCGACCCGCCGTTGATGGATCAAATCACCGTGCCGCGAAATGGATGGACTGCTATCAGATTCAAGGCTAACAATCCAG GAGTGTGGTTCATGCACTGTCATTTTGAGCGTCATATGAGCTGGGGAATGGAGATGGTGTTCATCGTCAAAGATGGCCAAGACCGCCGTGAAAAGATGCGGCCGCCACCACCTGATATGCCTCGCTGCTGA